In Euphorbia lathyris chromosome 2, ddEupLath1.1, whole genome shotgun sequence, the sequence CGTTTTCATCATTCTTCCTCCATCCTAAGTTCCTCCTACTATTGCATGGACATCTTATGTTCCTCCTACCAATGAGTCATGCGAACAACTTTTGAGAAGAATTACGGGACTTCTAACCCCATCAAAATCGATTGCCTTCGCAAACTTCATTTCTATGATGAAATCGCGACTCGGTGGAACTCAGAACGTCGTATGGATAACTACCGTAACCATTGTGATTGGTGCCAGCTGTAGTTAGAGAGACAATGACATCTAGAATCTAAATGCACATATGATACTATTTTCCACAATTGGCCACACATATGGATACATATATACATGAATACATGTACACATGTGTATATGTAAGCATGTATATATGTGTGAAGGGCATTGTCGTCTCTTCTTGAAATCATCCACTAGTTGCTTAGAAAGATGGTAACTTAGTACTGGGATAATGAAGATCTCCACTAGTTGCTTAGAAAGATGGTAACTTAGTACTGGGATAATGGAGATCTTCAGAACATGGTGATCATGGTTTGATGTAAGAGGAAATTCATTCTAGATAGAGAATCGATTAGGTTAAGAATGATGATTCCGCGAATACTTTTCTAATATCGAGGTCTGAGTTTAgattgttgaattttttttggatttaatcATTGGTTTATCGCTCTCACGTGATTTCCATTGTTTTTCTCCAATTTCTAACGGATATTCTTTTTTGATAAACAattcaaaacaaaaattaaatacttaaacaattattatttatttattcaattaataattattcaACTAAAGCAAATTattttgttaatacaaaaagTGTTaactgaataaaaataaataagatgaAAAATTGATTCATCCAAGCTAGAAGGCTTGCAGCTCATCGTTGAGGAAGTTTGCAGTTAGAAAGGGCGTAGCTTGTTGGAAAGTTAATGTGGCAATCCAAGCTATAACCCTTGTTGCCAACCATTATAGTTGCTATCTTGTGTCTTTACTATGATAATTGTGACAAATAGATCATACCAGTCGGGTGGTCTCATCATGTAATTTATAATGTCGTGTTAAAAACCGACAGCCCTATAAGCATATGCTTAAAATTGCAGGTACAATAAGCAGATAAGAGTAACAAACAAATCATTTTTTTACAACTCAATAGCGCATCAAACAACAGTAATTAGTTCAATGAATGTCTCTTCTTATTCTGCTTACTTAAAAGGCTCATCCAACCATGGTGCGCTTTCGACCCCTTTGGCGAACTGAAATGCAGTAGTATTAGATATAAGACATAACAGAAATATTCAAATGAACCAATTTGGTGAATAGAGATATACCTTGTGCTAGCTTGTTCATAGTGGATGACCACTGCTTCGAGGATTTCCTATATGCAGCAAGTATTCTATCCATCTATACAACAATACAGGTCATCAGCTCAGGAGCCAACTTCTGGTTCACTATATCTTCTAACAATTCTTCTGATCATATTCTAAATGATGTCATCAAATTCTTTCCAGCTGTATCAATTGTCATATTATACTAATATTGCGTTGAATGATCAGAATTTGACTTTCTTGACTTACCACATTCCCACATGAAGAATGCATTGAAAGCAAGGCTCGCTCTAGTACATATAAATCGACTGCCTTGTCTTCAGGAAGGGTTGAAGTGAAGCTCAGACCAAAATCAATAAGGACCtgagaaaatataatttttagtcGTGATGCCACATAAAATAACAAGAACACGAATTGGAAGAGAAGACAATTCACTCCACCCTCCCATACAAAAGGGTAACTTACCAGTTGATTGGTACTACTTCGGATTAGCATGTTTGATGTGGTCAAGTCACCATGAATGAGGCCACCATCATGTAGTTTACCGATCGCATgaccaatctgcattgcaataTCATCCAATCGTTCTTCCACAACACCATGTAACCCAAATTCAAGAAAGACATCTTTCACAGAAGGACCCTCCACATATTCAAATGTGAGGGTATGCAGCAAAGGGTCCACAGCATAGAGCACTGGAGTAGAAACTCCAAGTCGTCTTGCTTTTGTCATGCACCTAGCCTCCTGCTCCAAATGGTTAATGGTGAAAAAGGTACCACAGAAAAACAGaggataaattacatacgtggtgtacaacctttacctataatcacactttgatgtacaaccaaaattttgtcacactaaactgtacaaccttttagtgaccttccactaaagtgtacagcaggtaatttTAACCGGTCAACGtctggtcaacgcgccacctcatcacTTTTAACCTCCTAACAAATAAAAGTGGATCCCACCTAATACtaaatgactaatttacccttaattatatttttattttttatttttcttttatgttaattcttttctctctcctatCCCTCCCCTATCTTCTCTCTTCCTCCTACGCGTATTTCCCCATGGCCGCCGCCTTACCCCTCTATATTTTCCCTCTTTCCATTTGCATTTTCCTTTATCATTCTCCATCTACTGTAAGTTTGCTAGTTCCTACAGCTTAAGCCAGCCATTTATAATGGATTCAATTCAGATCTCAACTCAGGTCGGAGCGGCTACAAGATGAACGGCGGCGGACGAGTTGCGACGATGAAGACAGAGGTGGAGCCATGATGACGATCCGAAACCGTCAACAACAAAAACATAATCGGAAATCGAATTGAAATTGGAATGGAAACCGTCAACAACAAACGACGATCCAAACGTGAAAAGAAGGATTGAAATTGGAAATTGAGgaacaaaagctttaaattaaaatcaacaatctAGTAAAATCAATGTAGATTTTCCATCACTAACAGTAAGCAATGTTTCGTTTGTTTTTAACGAATTGTCACTTAGCAATTCAACGAATTGTCACTTAGCAATAAGGAATCGAGGATTGTTGTATTTGGTTGGTGATAGCCAAACAtggtttaaattaattaagacgTGGGTTTGACGGGATGAAAAATTGATGCAGGCAAAGGGATTGACAAACGATGTAGTGGTGGGGCGAAGAGTAGAAGATGAGGCGTTGAAGGGGAAGGAGTTGAGTCCCCTCACTCTTCTACCCAAGCCTGTTAACCACTCCTCCTCtgttcttttactttgtttgtttatttatttatttatttacctttttgTAACCCACCTCAGACGGACATGGCTTTTgaaatggtagagagagagaggagtaaGAGATAAATGGTAGAGAGAAGAGTGAGAGAAGATGTTGAGAGAGAAATGGGGGAGAGGGGTTGAAGGAAGAAATGaggatattttagtaattttatgaGGAATGAGGATATATTAGTCATTTCATAAAGAGTGGTTccactttttttaattctacaatgaaaaatgctgatatggcatagttgaccagcattgaccggtcaaaaaaaccggctgtacactttagtgggaagtCACCTAAAGcttgtacagtttagtgtgataaaattttggttgtacaccaaagtgtgatttggggtaaaggttgtacaccacgtatgtaatttacccgaaaaACAGAACTAACTTCATAAATTTGTAGAGAAAAGCAACGAAAACAGGTATGATAAATAACTCACTGCATTTAAGCGCTTGAGTGTAAGTTTAGAATCTAATGATGGATGCCTATACTTCTTCGAGAAGCGTTCCTTGATGATAGACCTCCTTCCAACAAAATTTGACTCGAAAACTCTCTGAAAGAGAACATATCAGCACAAGAAATTGCAAGCTGGAATTTCTAGTAAAATCTAAAACATGAACCTTTTATGCAGATGAATCATTCAAAATAAGCTTATGAAACAGCTAAAAAAATAGGGCAAAATGAGGCAGTCTGAAAACCATCTTCAACATGTAAATTAATCTTTTATGTAGTGTCAATTCCAAAGATGAACCGATGATCCGTAACTCTATGGCCAAAGAAGAAATTCATATAAGAACAAGAATTTTTCCATTTAGGTAGGAAGGACAAATTGAAAGCTAAAAATTGGATAAAAATTCCCAAAAATGGTCATGCAAGTAACAATTATAAGTTATAACAAAACTCACAGCTTCAGCGCCTTGCTTTATCAAAACAAGGGAGCCATTTTTGACATTTGAATCAATCTCCATACAGTTGTATATTATTTATACACCAAAGTTCCTCTCCCGCAACTATTATCTGGTGAAATCACCAAGTAAGAAAAACAGTTAACCAAAGTACCCAATGGCAGAACCAGGACCCCAGATGACCCGGAgctcaaatatttaataataaaaaatttataacatcaataaaaaataattgaatccAAAAGTATAATTGCGTCTTTGGGAAGTTACAATCAGAAGGTTATAAGGATCCTTGGTGAGATACACCCAACTTGATCTCTAATATTGACATGGTATTTTTCAATTGGAGTTCAAAGCCTCGGATCTGAAATAATATCTTCTGGATTGAACTCGAAATAAGATCTTTTGTCAATAAGTGTTTCCAAAAGAGAAGCATTTGGATCTACATTGGCCTGTGAATCCAAGGTagcatctacatatatttgtggaTGTCTTTGACCTTTAAGTCAAGAATTTGTCCATTCTTATAGCAACAAAGCCAACAAGCAAATTCAACAATCATACTCAAATTCAACAATCatactgaaaaagaaatattatatttaaactAAACCAATTCTGCAACAATAAAAGATTATATTTAAGACAAGTCAAATACTTCATGATTGTTTATTTTATAGTGCTGGACATGCACCCTATATAATTGTGAATGAATTATGTTATTAGACATTCTAAAATCTAAAGTATGTATGTTTAGCCGTTAACAGAATGCACACAGTTGTTTTGAACTTTCATTTCGTGTCTCAATCTTCCTTGAAATTATTAGTCTTGAGTAATTTACTGAAAGTGTTAAAATTGAGCATTCAATCAAATCATGTTTTGGATCCATATGGATGAACAATCCAATTGATCAATAAAAAATCAGCTTTCTCACCTAATTAGCAAGTTTAACATACAAATCCATGAAAGCATATGAAATACTCAATTCAGATTTCATACACTTCTTACCAAATAGCGTAACCAAGAGTTTTACTAGTTCAGAATTCAGAATAAATCCATTAGGTTATTCAACTGAAAATTCCAAGTTTTTTTAAGTAATTTAAGCAGCAGACTAAACCAAATTGTACTTTTTTCGCCAAACAAAGACCAGGAAGACTAAACCATAAAAGAAAACAGATATCAAATTAAATCAACAATTTCATGCATAAACTTTTAACATGATTGGTTCAAAAGAAAACTAAGTAACTAACTGACCTGCTGCGGCGATGTGCGGCGAAGTGCAAAGAGAAGTTGCGGAGAGCGGGGATGGTCTGCTGGCCTGCTGTGCTCAATTGAAAATGCAACTTGAATTCAAGTTGGTTAGCTAGGTTAATGGGAGAAAGGGGATTTGGGTATAAAATTCTCTTTTATGCATTTTTCCCCAAAAAAAACAAGTGAAACGGCCCGTTTCATTTTCTGAAATGACGCCGTttcactaaaaaaataaaaaataaaataaaatattaaatgctCATCTTCAACCTATCGATTGCAGGGGCCTCCGTTCGGCCATTCCTTTCCAAATAGAAAACCCTGGTTCTTCTTGCTCTGTCTGTGTGTCTTTCTGGTTTGTGGTTGTTAATCCTAATAGCTAATTGAGTGCTTTTGATAGCTTCAGAGTTATTAATTTTAGCCATGAAGAGGCCAATTTCGTGGAGCGATGAAGATGATGATTCATCCTCTGATGAATCTTCTTTATCTCATTCGGATACTGATGCGGATAAGACGAAAGGAGGTGAGTCGAAAGCTAGCCAGAAAACCAAAGGAAAAAAATCTGAAGGTATTCTGTTGATTTTGTTATCAGTATACAATGTACAAATAAATGCAGTAGTTACGTTATTGCCTGTTAGGGAGCTTTGAAACTGTTTGATTTACTGATTGAATTAGGTGAGTAAAACGCAATCAATCGAGACAGTATATACATCTTTTTGAGTTTTTTTCATGTGGTGCATTAGCTTTAGTTActgttttcttttttcatatatCTGTGTATGTTATAGGCAAGGTTGGGAAGCGGAAGAGTGCTGTGGACTTTGATGCATTAAAGCGACATGGCTATAGAGGCGGGTTGTCGGTTCTGAGTGTTCCGCAACCAAAAGAGGAGGTAAAAGAAGATTGGACATGGTCTAGTGGCAAAGATCATCGGGAGGTGAAAGAGGTTGAAGAAACTTACCAAGACCGACAAAAAACCAAAGCTGCATTATTGGATGGAGAACTGCTTGCAAATGTGCAAACTGCCAAAGAGAAGAAAAGTGCATCTTTCTCGCAGAAGGAGAAGAGGAAGCGAGATCTTGGTCAGGCGAGTAGGGGGAAGAATTATGTTGAAGAAGAGAAACGTCTGCTCAGAGAAAGTGGTATCTACTCCAGCTTTGATACATGATAACTACTCAAAGCCATATCAT encodes:
- the LOC136218246 gene encoding uncharacterized protein encodes the protein MEIDSNVKNGSLVLIKQGAEARVFESNFVGRRSIIKERFSKKYRHPSLDSKLTLKRLNAEARCMTKARRLGVSTPVLYAVDPLLHTLTFEYVEGPSVKDVFLEFGLHGVVEERLDDIAMQIGHAIGKLHDGGLIHGDLTTSNMLIRSSTNQLVLIDFGLSFTSTLPEDKAVDLYVLERALLSMHSSCGNVMDRILAAYRKSSKQWSSTMNKLAQVRQRGRKRTMVG
- the LOC136218247 gene encoding uncharacterized protein, which produces MKRPISWSDEDDDSSSDESSLSHSDTDADKTKGGESKASQKTKGKKSEGKVGKRKSAVDFDALKRHGYRGGLSVLSVPQPKEEVKEDWTWSSGKDHREVKEVEETYQDRQKTKAALLDGELLANVQTAKEKKSASFSQKEKRKRDLGQASRGKNYVEEEKRLLRESGIYSSFDT